CGGCGGTCATCGTCATGGACAAGTCGACCGACGTGGTGCGCGCGATCGCCCGCATCTCGTACTTCTACAAGCACGAGAGCTGCGGCCAGTGCACGCCGTGCCGCGAGGGCACGGGGTGGATGTGGCGCGTCGTCTCGCGCATGGCCGAGGGGCGCGCCCACAAGCGCGAGATCGACATGCTGCTCGAGGTGACGACGCAGATCGAGGGCCACACGATCTGCGCGCTGGGCGACGCCGCGGCGTGGCCGGTACAGGGCCTGATCCGGCACTTCCGGCCGGAGATCGAGAAGCGCATCGACGACTACGCCCGCAATCCCGACGACTACCCCGTCAAGGATTTCGGGATCGCGGCGGAATGATCATGGCAGCGACGATCGCGACAGGTGCGCCTCTCCCTTCTCCCGCTTGCGGGAGAAGGTGGCCCGACGCAGTCGGGTCGGACGAGGGCCGCGCCGTTTTGGCGGCGTTGCCGGCCAGGTCGTGACTCCCATCCGTTTCGCCGCGCGGCACCATCCCTCATCCGACCCCGCTTCGCGGGGCCACCTTCTCCCGCAGGCGGGAGAAGGAGGAGACCCGTCATGACCAAGCTCCTCGTCGACGGCATCGAGGTCGACGTCCCCGACACCTACACGCTGCTGCAGGCCTGCGAGGCGGCCGGCGCGGAGATCCCGCGCTTCTGCTTCCATGAGCGGCTGTCGATCGCCGGCAACTGCCGCATGTGCCTCGTCGAGGTGAAGGGCGGGCCGCCGAAGCCGCAGGCCTCGTGCGCCGTCGGCGTGCGCGACCTGCGCCCCGGCAAGGACGGGGCGCTCCCCGAGGTCCTCACCAAGTCGCCGATGACCAAGAAGGCGCGCGAAGGGGTGATGGAGTTCCTGCTCATCAACCACCCGCTCGACTGCCCGATCTGCGACCAGGGCGGCGAATGCGACCTGCAGGACCAGGCGATGGCCTACGGCGTCGACTCGTCGCGCTTCGCCGAGAACAAGCGCGCCGTCGAGGACAAGTACATCGGCGTCATGGTGCGCACCTCGATGAACCGCTGCATCCACTGCACGCGGTGCGTCCGCTTCACCGCCGAGGTCGCCGGCACCGGCGACATGGGCGCGATCGGCCGCGGCGAGGACATGGAGATCACCACCTACCTCGAGAGCGCGATGGGCTCCGAGCTGCAGGGCAACGTCGCCGACCTCTGCCCGGTCGGCGCGCTGCTGCCGAAGCCCTACGCCTTCAAGGCGCGGCCGTGGGAGCTCACCAAGACGCAGTCCATCGACGTGATGGATGCTTTGGGCTCAAACATCCGCATCGACACGCGCGGCCGCGAGGTCATGCGCATCCTGCCCGTCGTCAACGACGCGGTGAACGAGGAGTGGATCTCCGACAAGACGCGCCAGGTCGTCGACGGGCTGAAGAGCCGGCGCCTGGACAAGCCGCTGGTCCGCAAGGCCGGCAAGCTGACGCCGGTCTCCTGGGCCGAGGCCTTCGCAGTCGTGGCCGAGAAGGTGAAGGCCGCCGCCCCGCAGAAGATCGGCGCCCTCGCCGGCGACCTCTGCGCGGTCGAGGACATGTTCGCGCTGCAGCAGCTCATGAAGCTGCTCGGCTCGCCGAACCTCGACTGCCGGCAGGACGGCGCCAAGCTCGACCCTTCGGCGGGACGCGCGTCCTACCTCTTCAACGCGACGGTCGCGGGGATCGAGGACGCCGATGCGATCCTGATCGTCGGCTCGAACCCGCGGCGGGAATCGCCCGTGCTCAACGCCCGCATCCGCAAGCGCTGGCTCAAAGGCGGCTTCCCCGTCGGCGTGATCGGCGAGCAGGCCGACCTCACCTATCCCTACAGCTATCTCGGTGCCGGGCCGGAGACGCTTGCCGACCTGCCCGCGGCTTTCGCCGAGGCGCTCGGCAAGGCCGCGCGGCCGCTGATCCTCGTTGGGCAGGGCGCGCTGGCGCGGGCGGACGGCGCCGCCGTCCTGGCGGCCGCCGCCAGGCACGGCGTCGTCTCGGTCCTCCATACGGCGGCGGCACGTGTCGGCGGCCTCGATCTCGGCTTCGTGCCGGGCGAGGGCGGCCTCGACGCGGCGGCGATGGCGGCGGGCGGCGCGCTCGACGTGCTGTTCAACCTCGGCGCCGACGAGCTCGCGATCGCGCCCGGCGCCTTCACGATCTACATCGGGACGCACGGCGACCGCGGCGCGGCGCGCGCCGACGTCGTGCTGCCGGCCGCCTGCTACACCGAGAAGTCCGGCACCTACGTCAACACCGAGGGCCGCGTGCAGCTCGCCGACCGCGCCAATTTCCCGCCCGGCGAGGCGCGCGAGGACTGGGCGATCCTGCGGGCGCTGTCGGCCGTCATCGGCAAGCCGCTGCCCTTCGACTCGCTCGCCGCGCTGCGCGCCAAGCTCTATGCCGCGCACCCGCACATGGCGCGGATCGACCAGATCGCGGAAGGGCCGGCCTTCGCCGCGCCGGCCGCCGGCGGCTCAATGAGCCGCGAGCCCTTCGTCTCGCCGATCGCCGACTTCTACCTCACGAACCCGATCGCCCGCGCGTCGAAGGTGATGCACGAGGCCTCGGCGCTCGCGCAGGGCGTCATGCGGCAGGCGGCGGAGTAGGCGCATGGACTGGCTCGGGCTCCTCCTCACCCTCATAAAGACCGTGGCGACGCTGGTCATCCTGCTGATCGGCATCGCCTACATCCTGCTCGCCGATCGCAAGATCTGGGCGGCAGTGCAGCTGCGCAAGGGACCGAACGTCGTCGGCCCCTTTCGCCTGTTCCAGAGCTTCGCCGACCTCCTCAAGTTCGTGCTCAAGGAGCCGGTGATCCCGGCCGGCGCCAACAAGGGCGTGTTCCTGCTCGCGCCCTTCGTCATGGGCCTGCTCGCGCTCTCCGCCTGGGCGATCATCCCGGTCGCGCACGGCTGGGCGGTGGCCGACATCAACGTCGGGACGCTCTACATCTTCGCGATCTCGTCGCTGTCGGTCTACGGCGTGATCATGGGCGGCTGGGCCTCGAACTCGAAGTACCCGTTCCTCTCGGCGCTGCGCTCGGCGGCGCAGATGGTCTCCTACGAGGTGTCGATCGGCTTCGTGATCGTGACCGTCCTGCTCTGCGCCGGCTCGCTCAACCTCACCGCCATCGTGCAGGCGCAGGACACGCGCTTCGGCCTCTTCGGCTGGTACTGGCTGCCGCTGTTCCCGATGTTCGTGATCTTCTTCGTCTCGGCGCTGGCGGAGACGAACCGGCCGCCGTTCGACCTCGTCGAGGCGGAGTCGGAGCTCGTCGCCGGCTTCATGGTCGAGTACTCGTCCTCGCCGTACATGCTGTTCATGCTCGCCGAGTACGTGGCGATCATGACCATGAGCGCGCTGCAGGTGATCCTGTTCATGGGCGGCTGGCTGTCGCCGATCCCGTTCCCGCCGTTTACCTGGGTGCCCGGCGTGATCTGGTTCCTGATCAAGATCCTGCTCGTCTTCTTCATGTTCTCCATGGTGAAGGCGTTCGTGCCGCGCTATCGCTACGACCAGCTGATGCGTCTCGGCTGGAAAGTCTTCCTGCCGCTGTCCCTCGCCTTCCTCGTCATCGTCGCCGCCGTGCTGGAGTTCACCGGCTGGGGCAGCGTGATGGCGCAATGATCATGCGCGCAGCAAAAGAAGGAGCTTTCACATGAAGCTCGACCAGGCCGCCAAGCAGCTGCTCCTCAAGGAGTTCGTCGGCGCGTTCTTCCTGTCGATGCGCTACTTCTTCAAGCCGAAGGCGACGATCAACTATCCGCACGAGAAGAACCCGATGTCGCCGCGCTACCGCGGCGAGCACGCGCTGCGCCGCTACCCCAACGGCGAGGAGCGCTGCATCGCGTGCAAGCTCTGCGAGGCGATCTGCCCGGCGCAGGCGATCACTATCGAGGCGGGGCCGCGCCGCAACGACGGCACGCGCCGCACCACGCGCTACGACATCGACATGGTGAAGTGCATCTACTGCGGCTTCTGCCAGGAGGCCTGCCCGGTCGATGCGATCGTCGAGGGCCCCAACGCCGAGTTCGCGACCGAGACGCGCGAGGAGCTCTACTACGACAAGGCGCGCCTGCTCGCGAACGGCGACCGCTGGGAGCGCGAGATCGCGCGCAACATCGCGATGGACTCGCCGTATCGATGACCGCCGTCCCGTTCTTCTTCTACCTCTTCTCGATCGTGCTGATCGCCTCGGCGTTCATGGTCGTGACCTCGAAGAACCCCGTGCACTCGGTGCTCTTCCTCATCCTCGCCTTCGTCAACGCGGCGGGGCTGTTCCTGCTGCTCGAGGCCGAGTTCCTGGCGATGATCCTCATCGTCGTCTACGTCGGCGCGGTGGCGGTGCTGTTCCTGTTCGTCGTCATGATGCTCGACGTCGACTTCGCCGAGCTGCGCCAGGGCTTCCTCAAGTACCTGCCGATCGGCGTGATGATCGGCGCCCTGCTCGCGGTCGAGCTGATCGGCGTCGGCATCCTGTGGAGCCTGGGGCAGGGCACGATCGCGCAGGCGACGACGCCGGCGCCCGTCGACCTCAACAACACGACGGCGCTCGGTGCGGTGATCTACACGCAGTACCTCGTGCTGTTCCAGGCGGCCGGCCTCGTGCTCCTGACCGCTATGATCGGCGCGATCGTGCTGACGCTGCGCCATCGCCCCTACGTCAAGCGGCAGTCGATTCCCGAGCAGAACGCGCGCACGCCGGCCTCGGCCGTGCAGCTGCACAAGGTGGCCTCGCGACAGGGCGTCGACGCGACCACGGGCGTGAAGGAGCCGGCATGATCTCGCTCGGCCACTACCTCACCGTCGCGGCGATCGTCTTCACGCTCGGCGTCGCCGGCATCATCCTCAACCGCAAGAACATCATCGTCATCTTGATGTCGGTCGAGCTGATCCTGCTCTCGGTCAACATCAACCTCGTCGCCTTCTCGAGCTTCCTGCACGACCTCACGGGCCAGGTGTTCGCGCTGTTCATCCTCACGGTGGCGGCGGCGGAGGCGGCGATCGGGCTTGCGATCCTCGTCACCTACTTCCGCAACGCGGGGACGATCGCGGTCGAAGACATCAACGCGATGAAGGGCTGAGTTTTCCATGGTCAACGCCATCGTCGCGCTGCCGCTCCTCGGCTTCCTGATCGCCGCGCTCCTCGGCAAGGAGATCGGCGACCGCGGCGCGCAGATCCTCACCACCGCCTTCCTGTTCGTCTCGGCGCTGTTCTCGTGGATCGTGTTCTTCCAGTACGCGCTCGGCGCGGCGCCGATGAGCGTCAGCGTGCTCGGCGACTGGTTCACGGTCGGCAGCCTCAAGGTCGAGTGGGCCTTCCGCGTCGACACGCTCACGGCCGTGATGCTCGTCGTGGTGTGCACGGTCTCCTCGCTCGTGCACCTCTACTCGTTCGGCTACATGGCCGAGGATCCGGCCAAGGCGCGCTTCTTCGCCTACCTGTCGCTCTTCACCTTCGCGATGCTGATGCTCGTGACGGCCGACAACCTCGTGCAGATGTTCTTCGGCTGGGAGGGCGTCGGTCTCGCCTCGTACCTCCTCATCGGCTTCTGGTATGAGAAGCCGACGGCGAACGCCGCCGCCATCAAGGCTTTCGTCGTCAACCGCGTCGGCGACTTCGGCTTCCTGCTCGGCATCTTCACCGTGTTCATGGTGACGCATTCCGTCGCCTTCGACACGATCTTCGCCGCCGCCCCCGGCCTTGCCGGCAAGACCGCGCACGTCTTCGGCCACGACTGGCCGGTGATGGAGGTCGCCTGCTTCCTCCTGTTCATGGGCGCGATGGGCAAGTCGGCGCAGTTCCTGCTCCACACCTGGCTGCCGGACGCCATGGAGGGCCCGACGCCGGTCTCGGCGCTGATCCACGCCGCCACCATGGTGACGGCCGGCGTCTTCATGGTCGCGCGCCTGTCGCCGCTCTTCGAGCAGGCGCCGGCGGCGCTCTCCTTCGTCACCATCGTCGGCGGCACGACCTGCTTCTTCGCCGCGACGATCGGCTGCGTTCAGACCGACATCAAGCGCGTCGTCGCCTACTCGACCTGCTCGCAGCTCGGCTACATGTTCGTCGGCCTCGGCGTCGGCGGCTTCGGCCTCGGCATCTTCCACCTCTTCACGCACGCCTTCTTCAAGGCGCTGCTGTTCCTCGGTGCCGGCTCGGTCATCAACGCGATGCACCACGAGCAGGACATGCGCCACATGGGGGCGCTGCGGACCAAGATCCCGCGCACCTACTGGGCGATGACGATCGGCACGCTGGCGCTCGTCGGCTTCCCCTTCACCGCCGGCTGGTACTCGAAGGACGCGATCATCGAGGCCGCCTACGCGGCGACGACGCCCGGCCACGTCTACGCCTGGCTGCTCGCCACGGCGGCGGTGTTCCTCACCTCGTTCTACTCGTTCCGACTCGTGTTCATGACCTTCTTCGAGGAGCCCCGCTGGGAGGTCGCGCACGCGCATGCCGACAACACCGGGATCACCGACGCGGAGGGGCCGAAGGCGCATCTCGAGCCGACCAACCGGCCCGAGACCGGCGGCCAGGACCATGTCACCGCCGATCATCCGCACGCCGCGGGCGCCCACGACGTGAAGCTCGACCCGCACGACGTCCATACCGGCGGCCACGCGTTCGAGCCGCACGAGTCGCCGAGCACGATGCTGATCCCGCTCTACGTGCTGTCCTTTGGCGCGCTCTTCGCGGGCGTCCTGTTCTCGAGCCAC
This Beijerinckiaceae bacterium RH AL1 DNA region includes the following protein-coding sequences:
- the nqo_1 gene encoding NADH-quinone oxidoreductase chain 3 (ID:RHAL1_01688;~source:Prodigal:2.6) translates to MTKLLVDGIEVDVPDTYTLLQACEAAGAEIPRFCFHERLSIAGNCRMCLVEVKGGPPKPQASCAVGVRDLRPGKDGALPEVLTKSPMTKKAREGVMEFLLINHPLDCPICDQGGECDLQDQAMAYGVDSSRFAENKRAVEDKYIGVMVRTSMNRCIHCTRCVRFTAEVAGTGDMGAIGRGEDMEITTYLESAMGSELQGNVADLCPVGALLPKPYAFKARPWELTKTQSIDVMDALGSNIRIDTRGREVMRILPVVNDAVNEEWISDKTRQVVDGLKSRRLDKPLVRKAGKLTPVSWAEAFAVVAEKVKAAAPQKIGALAGDLCAVEDMFALQQLMKLLGSPNLDCRQDGAKLDPSAGRASYLFNATVAGIEDADAILIVGSNPRRESPVLNARIRKRWLKGGFPVGVIGEQADLTYPYSYLGAGPETLADLPAAFAEALGKAARPLILVGQGALARADGAAVLAAAARHGVVSVLHTAAARVGGLDLGFVPGEGGLDAAAMAAGGALDVLFNLGADELAIAPGAFTIYIGTHGDRGAARADVVLPAACYTEKSGTYVNTEGRVQLADRANFPPGEAREDWAILRALSAVIGKPLPFDSLAALRAKLYAAHPHMARIDQIAEGPAFAAPAAGGSMSREPFVSPIADFYLTNPIARASKVMHEASALAQGVMRQAAE
- the nuoH gene encoding NADH:ubiquinone oxidoreductase, membrane subunit H (ID:RHAL1_01689;~source:Prodigal:2.6), whose protein sequence is MDWLGLLLTLIKTVATLVILLIGIAYILLADRKIWAAVQLRKGPNVVGPFRLFQSFADLLKFVLKEPVIPAGANKGVFLLAPFVMGLLALSAWAIIPVAHGWAVADINVGTLYIFAISSLSVYGVIMGGWASNSKYPFLSALRSAAQMVSYEVSIGFVIVTVLLCAGSLNLTAIVQAQDTRFGLFGWYWLPLFPMFVIFFVSALAETNRPPFDLVEAESELVAGFMVEYSSSPYMLFMLAEYVAIMTMSALQVILFMGGWLSPIPFPPFTWVPGVIWFLIKILLVFFMFSMVKAFVPRYRYDQLMRLGWKVFLPLSLAFLVIVAAVLEFTGWGSVMAQ
- the nuoI gene encoding NADH-quinone oxidoreductase subunit I (ID:RHAL1_01690;~source:Prodigal:2.6) — protein: MKLDQAAKQLLLKEFVGAFFLSMRYFFKPKATINYPHEKNPMSPRYRGEHALRRYPNGEERCIACKLCEAICPAQAITIEAGPRRNDGTRRTTRYDIDMVKCIYCGFCQEACPVDAIVEGPNAEFATETREELYYDKARLLANGDRWEREIARNIAMDSPYR
- the nuoJ gene encoding NADH-quinone oxidoreductase subunit J (ID:RHAL1_01691;~source:Prodigal:2.6) → MTAVPFFFYLFSIVLIASAFMVVTSKNPVHSVLFLILAFVNAAGLFLLLEAEFLAMILIVVYVGAVAVLFLFVVMMLDVDFAELRQGFLKYLPIGVMIGALLAVELIGVGILWSLGQGTIAQATTPAPVDLNNTTALGAVIYTQYLVLFQAAGLVLLTAMIGAIVLTLRHRPYVKRQSIPEQNARTPASAVQLHKVASRQGVDATTGVKEPA
- the nuoK gene encoding NADH-quinone oxidoreductase subunit K (ID:RHAL1_01692;~source:Prodigal:2.6), with the protein product MISLGHYLTVAAIVFTLGVAGIILNRKNIIVILMSVELILLSVNINLVAFSSFLHDLTGQVFALFILTVAAAEAAIGLAILVTYFRNAGTIAVEDINAMKG
- the nqo_2 gene encoding NADH-quinone oxidoreductase chain 12 (ID:RHAL1_01693;~source:Prodigal:2.6), yielding MVNAIVALPLLGFLIAALLGKEIGDRGAQILTTAFLFVSALFSWIVFFQYALGAAPMSVSVLGDWFTVGSLKVEWAFRVDTLTAVMLVVVCTVSSLVHLYSFGYMAEDPAKARFFAYLSLFTFAMLMLVTADNLVQMFFGWEGVGLASYLLIGFWYEKPTANAAAIKAFVVNRVGDFGFLLGIFTVFMVTHSVAFDTIFAAAPGLAGKTAHVFGHDWPVMEVACFLLFMGAMGKSAQFLLHTWLPDAMEGPTPVSALIHAATMVTAGVFMVARLSPLFEQAPAALSFVTIVGGTTCFFAATIGCVQTDIKRVVAYSTCSQLGYMFVGLGVGGFGLGIFHLFTHAFFKALLFLGAGSVINAMHHEQDMRHMGALRTKIPRTYWAMTIGTLALVGFPFTAGWYSKDAIIEAAYAATTPGHVYAWLLATAAVFLTSFYSFRLVFMTFFEEPRWEVAHAHADNTGITDAEGPKAHLEPTNRPETGGQDHVTADHPHAAGAHDVKLDPHDVHTGGHAFEPHESPSTMLIPLYVLSFGALFAGVLFSSHFIGEHQAEFWKGAIYYGPNNHILEDMEKIPFLIKQLPTLMLALGFALAWYGYIRNQKAPAGWAKQNPIIYDFLSHKWYFDELYDMIFVKPAFMIGRLFWKRGDVGIIDRFGPDGLSAAVVDVTKQAVRLQTGYVYHYAFAMLIGVTVLATWYVVGGMH